One region of Lebetimonas natsushimae genomic DNA includes:
- the def gene encoding peptide deformylase, whose translation MAVLDIVTYPNKILKQISKPVERFDSELHKLLDNMYETMIAKNGVGLAAIQVAVPIRALIIDIGDEEGKQGEKTKIEVINPEFLVWEGSQKDTEGCLSVPDYFDEVERYAKVKVKYFDRFGKEHITDAEGLLSVAFQHETDHLDGHLFVERLDYIKRKKFEKEWKKLLKQKRKK comes from the coding sequence ATGGCAGTACTTGATATAGTTACCTATCCAAATAAAATACTGAAACAGATTTCAAAACCGGTAGAGAGATTTGACAGTGAACTTCATAAACTTCTTGATAACATGTATGAAACAATGATCGCTAAAAACGGAGTCGGGCTTGCCGCTATTCAGGTAGCGGTTCCTATTAGGGCTTTAATTATAGATATAGGAGATGAAGAGGGAAAACAGGGGGAAAAAACTAAAATAGAAGTCATAAATCCCGAGTTTTTAGTTTGGGAAGGAAGTCAAAAAGATACAGAAGGATGTTTAAGCGTACCCGATTATTTTGATGAAGTGGAAAGGTATGCCAAGGTTAAGGTTAAATATTTTGACAGATTCGGAAAAGAGCATATAACTGATGCAGAAGGCTTACTTAGTGTTGCGTTTCAACATGAAACCGACCATTTAGACGGACATTTGTTTGTAGAAAGGCTTGATTATATAAAAAGAAAGAAATTTGAAAAAGAATGGAAAAAACTTCTAAAACAAAAACGAAAAAAATAA
- a CDS encoding GGDEF domain-containing protein, which produces MINKSDEKYVSASTKSVSKNNLEIFAKKVFDKLISDGVPPIPYNYKVYFLNELDNEDPEFKKHVYEMIALEESNDLEKDIEFEIKLKNSFKFSKDLLSHVSIVYKLSKKLKELLEIQLKEAAHITNNKALIKLINAFENNLKIIDTRLSREMDEIKNIYSKNVEVLKDIEKNSIYDARYGVYNKNYFLNEIKKEITLINKFHHTSSIIAVKIKNEVFNKLSSEKSRILINRSLAKIMLKTSRRTDVVARFEENIFAMLLKHTDIIGAQRTVERLSDAISNASVFLEGEELDLKIAAGIVELKEGKDAETFIFKALKALEEAEKNDELYVIEKAE; this is translated from the coding sequence AAATATTTGCCAAAAAAGTATTTGACAAATTAATATCAGACGGGGTTCCCCCAATCCCCTACAATTATAAAGTTTATTTTTTAAACGAACTTGATAATGAAGACCCAGAATTTAAAAAACATGTCTATGAAATGATTGCTTTAGAAGAGAGCAATGATTTGGAAAAAGATATAGAATTCGAAATTAAATTAAAAAATTCTTTTAAATTTTCAAAAGATTTGTTAAGTCATGTATCAATAGTTTATAAATTAAGTAAAAAATTAAAAGAACTGCTTGAAATACAGTTAAAAGAAGCAGCGCATATTACGAATAACAAGGCTTTGATTAAGCTTATAAATGCTTTTGAAAACAATTTAAAAATTATTGATACAAGACTTAGTAGAGAAATGGATGAGATTAAAAATATTTATTCAAAAAATGTTGAAGTATTAAAAGATATTGAAAAAAATTCTATTTATGATGCAAGATACGGTGTTTATAACAAAAATTATTTTTTAAATGAAATAAAAAAAGAAATTACACTTATAAATAAATTTCATCATACAAGTTCGATAATTGCTGTTAAAATTAAAAATGAAGTATTTAATAAACTTTCATCTGAAAAATCCAGGATTTTAATAAACAGAAGTCTAGCTAAAATAATGCTTAAAACTTCAAGAAGAACAGATGTTGTTGCAAGATTTGAAGAAAATATTTTTGCAATGCTGCTAAAACATACTGATATAATAGGAGCTCAGCGTACAGTTGAGAGGCTTTCTGATGCAATATCCAATGCTTCTGTTTTTTTAGAAGGCGAAGAATTAGATTTAAAAATTGCAGCAGGTATTGTGGAATTAAAAGAAGGTAAAGATGCTGAAACATTTATTTTCAAAGCATTAAAAGCGTTGGAAGAAGCGGAAAAAAACGATGAATTATATGTTATTGAAAAGGCAGAATAA
- a CDS encoding YifB family Mg chelatase-like AAA ATPase, which produces MEKTSKTKTKKINSATLEGFNAKKVEVESSFTKALPGFSIVGLTSQSIQESKERVKSALLNNDFEFPPLKITISLSPADLKKEGSHFDLPIALSILYHKKDINLDDFLVLGELGLDGTLKDTNAIFPIILSLKPKKVIIPLESAAKVSKIPGIEIYAFSHLKEFEEFKPKEFKKSELHYDSIKIDGKKYYYVNEFKEDFIDVIGQNEAKEAALISAAGFHNILLEGSPGVGKSMIISRMRYILPPMSLEEILEVEKYNSLEGKVVTFKPLRPFRAPHYSSTKAAIFGGGSRGAKIGEIAFANKGILFFDELPYFQKDVLENLRLPLQDKKVLISRVNSKIEYETDILFAAAMNPCPCGNLLSPVKECRCTDLEIRRYKNRISEPLYDRIEIYHQMTEDDAKDTISSEELFEKVLIAFEMQKGKFNANLEENYKFNLENEAVEILNKAKRSFALSRRSEFNLLKVSKTIANLDKRNKIKKADILKALRFRKR; this is translated from the coding sequence ATGGAAAAAACTTCTAAAACAAAAACGAAAAAAATAAATTCAGCCACCCTTGAGGGATTTAATGCAAAAAAAGTAGAAGTTGAAAGTTCTTTTACAAAAGCACTTCCCGGTTTTTCAATTGTAGGACTTACAAGCCAGTCTATTCAAGAAAGTAAAGAGAGGGTAAAATCGGCTCTACTTAATAATGATTTTGAATTTCCCCCGCTTAAAATAACTATTTCGCTCTCACCTGCGGATTTGAAAAAAGAGGGGAGTCATTTTGATCTGCCAATAGCCCTCAGTATCTTATATCACAAAAAAGATATCAATTTAGATGATTTTTTGGTTTTGGGAGAGCTTGGGCTTGACGGTACACTTAAAGATACAAATGCAATTTTTCCAATAATTTTATCTCTTAAACCGAAAAAAGTGATAATCCCGCTTGAGAGCGCCGCTAAGGTATCTAAAATTCCCGGAATTGAAATCTATGCTTTTTCACATCTAAAAGAGTTTGAAGAGTTTAAACCGAAAGAGTTCAAAAAGAGTGAACTACATTATGACTCAATAAAAATTGATGGTAAAAAATATTATTATGTAAATGAATTTAAAGAAGATTTTATAGATGTAATAGGACAAAATGAGGCAAAAGAAGCCGCTTTGATTTCAGCCGCCGGATTTCACAATATTTTATTAGAGGGAAGTCCGGGTGTTGGAAAATCTATGATTATAAGCAGGATGAGATATATTCTTCCACCGATGAGTTTAGAAGAGATTTTGGAAGTTGAAAAATATAATTCACTTGAAGGTAAAGTTGTAACGTTTAAACCTCTCAGACCTTTCAGGGCGCCTCATTATTCATCAACTAAAGCGGCCATATTTGGAGGAGGCAGCAGAGGGGCTAAAATTGGAGAAATTGCTTTTGCTAATAAAGGAATTTTATTTTTTGATGAACTGCCTTATTTTCAAAAGGATGTTTTGGAAAATCTGCGTCTTCCTCTGCAGGATAAAAAAGTATTAATCAGCAGGGTTAATTCAAAAATAGAATATGAAACGGATATACTTTTTGCAGCGGCTATGAATCCTTGTCCATGTGGTAATTTATTGAGCCCTGTTAAAGAGTGCAGATGCACAGACCTTGAAATAAGACGATATAAAAACAGAATTAGCGAGCCTTTATATGACAGAATTGAAATTTATCATCAGATGACAGAAGATGATGCAAAGGACACGATATCAAGTGAAGAATTGTTTGAAAAGGTTTTAATTGCATTTGAAATGCAAAAAGGTAAATTTAATGCAAATTTAGAGGAAAATTATAAATTTAATTTGGAAAATGAGGCGGTAGAAATTTTAAACAAAGCTAAAAGGAGTTTTGCTTTAAGTAGAAGAAGTGAATTTAATCTGTTGAAAGTTTCCAAAACCATTGCAAATTTAGATAAAAGAAACAAAATAAAAAAAGCAGATATTTTAAAAGCGTTAAGGTTTAGAAAAAGATGA